One Ranitomeya variabilis isolate aRanVar5 chromosome 5, aRanVar5.hap1, whole genome shotgun sequence DNA window includes the following coding sequences:
- the LOC143775183 gene encoding uncharacterized protein LOC143775183: MYHGLNPQNKTKTQMVAELVQWEAALDHSQSPEAADASTSERGAAAEVQPLNTGPTGNQGGADLRLQLALQQCSADDLERRLQLIQQYQEQAERESQREAERAEREAQREAERAEREAQRAEREAQAQRAERQAQREHELEMLRQGGTPSTAQSREPSSAQTPKPRPDHFPVMEKDGDLDTFLRAFEKACRQYQLPTQEWARYLTPGLRGKALEAFAALPQEQDGDYEAIKQALIAKYQLTPEVYRKKFRTLLRGPHDSYSDVVHGLGTHFDQWTQGLSVTTFAQLRDLMIKDQFFHLCPTEVRQFVMDREPKDVTKAAQIADAYEANRRSEVRKPVTTSWRGGKPAANASTPASQPTRGPVPVANSTRPTTELRQWEGTLAQLYQQNRVFQEQNVLQLLL; the protein is encoded by the coding sequence atgtaccatggcctgaacccccagaacaagaccaagactcaaatggtcgctgaactggtgcagtgggaagccgctctagaccactcacagagcccagaagccgcagatgccagcaccagcgaacgtggtgctgcagcagaggttcaaccactgaatacgggccctactggcaaccaggggggcgcagacctccgcctgcagctggctctgcaacaatgctccgcagatgacctagagagacgtctgcagctgatccagcaataccaggagcaagccgagcgagagtcccagcgagaggcagagagagccgagcgagaggcccagcgagaggcagagagagccgagcgagaggcccagcgagccgagcgagaggcccaggcccagcgagccgagcgccaagcccagcgagaacatgaactggagatgctccggcagggggggacgccttccactgcccagagccgtgagcccagcagcgctcagacaccaaagccccggcccgaccactttcctgttatggaaaaggatggggacttggacacttttctgcgggcctttgagaaagcctgcaggcagtaccagctgcctacacaagaatgggcacgatacctgacaccagggctgagaggaaaagctctggaggcgtttgctgccctccctcaagaacaagatggtgactatgaggccatcaagcaggctctcatagccaagtaccagcttacacccgaggtgtaccgtaagaagttccggaccctcctacgtggcccacacgacagttacagtgatgtggtgcatggactggggacccactttgaccagtggacccaaggactgtcagtgaccacctttgcacagctgcgagacctgatgatcaaagaccagttcttccatctttgcccaactgaggtgcgacagttcgtgatggacagagaacccaaagacgtgacgaaagcagcgcagattgccgatgcctatgaggccaaccgtagatcggaagtgcggaagccagtcaccaccagctggagagggggtaagcctgcagccaacgccagtacccctgccagccaacccaccagaggtcctgtccccgtggccaacagcaccagaccaaccaccgaacttcgccagt